From the Chlorogloeopsis sp. ULAP01 genome, the window CGCCAAGACTGCGACCCCCTCACCGCTTTGCGTCTACGCCGGGAACCGCCAAGACGGGGGCTGCTTCACCGCACTGGCTCCGCAAGGGCGCACTGCTCTCTGCCCTCTGCCTTCCCATCTCTACTTTCCCATATTCCGCTTCATCTGTTCCAACTCAGCCTCTGTTTCCCAACGCCGGAATTTCTCCTCTAGGGGATCGTAGCCACTATAATCGGTTTGAGGTTGATTCCACCAACCAGAAGTTTCTAAGCGCTGCTGTGCTTGGGCTTTGGCACGGGCTGTCTGGGCTTCGGTGGCTTTTGCTTGTACTTCCTGTCGCCGTTGTTGAATTTTTTTTAGTAAATCTTGGGCTTGGCTGATGCGTTCCTTCAATCCTTGCATATGTCCCCAAAGCTGATTACCTTGGCGTAACAGTGCGGCTTCTCGCTCACCTGCTGCTGCTGCTAAATCTTGTCTGTTATTTGCTTTGGCTTTTTGGACGCGGATATGCCACTTTTGGATTTCTTGAGCAGTGGAGAGAATTTCTTCTTGCGATCGCTTCTCTTGCAATTGCAAATCTGCAATCAGCTTTAAAGTGTCTTCTTCTTGCTCACGTAGTTGTTCTAACAACGCTTCTAGCTCCAAATGCGGATTGCTTCGCAAGAATTCTTCTAAACGATTTTCTAGAAACCGACTCAAATCATCAAATAAGCCCACTGCCAGAACTCCAGTCAGGTATCTCACTTTATTGTAGTCGTTATTATCCTAGCCCAAACCTACTCAGGTGATTATTTTTATCTCAATGCCAAACTTCTCTCTCTAGGTTGAAGTTTTCAACCATCACTAATTCTTATCGTTTGATTAAAAAAGTGGCTTTTAGATGGAGCGATCGCAAAAGTCAACATCTCTTTTAAATAGCTGGAAAATACAATCACTTTGGCATAATATTATGAATTATCTTGTTGCAGTTTTACCAGATAGAATCAAAGCTGAGGAAGCTTACTCTGCTCTAGAAAAAGAAGGTTTACCTACCAACCAAGTGGATATTTTAGGTCAAGGTTACAAAAGTGCTGATGAATATGGGTTAATCAACCCCAATTTACAAGCAAAAAAAGGAGCAAAGCGCCTTTCAATCTGGCTGATTCCCTTCGGTTTTATAGCAGGTTATGCGTTTAACGTTTTAACAGGCATCGAAATATTTCCTATTGGCAGCTTTGGCAATCACATTTTCGGTGGAATTTTAGGAGGTGCTGCTGGTGCTTTGGGTGCATACTTAGTCGGTGGAGGAGTCGGATTGACTGTTGGTAGTGGAGATGCGCTGCCTTACCGCAATCGCTTGAATGAGGGCAAATATCTGATCGTTGTTAAAGGTACTGAAGAATTAACTCGTCAGGCAACCCGAATTTTACGTCAATTTGAACCAGAGAATTTGCAAGGCTATGTCGAACCAACAGGAGTGGCGTAAATTATCAATTCGTAATTCGTAATGTAGTAATTACGAATTATGAAATGAATTAATTATGTATAATCTGAATTCAAATGGTAAGCAAAAATCATATTTTAAAAATCAGCTACAGATAGACATAGATAAACACAGATGATTTATGTGTGTCCATCTGTGTCCATCTGTATTCGTTATCACCTAAAATTTTAATTTTGCAATCAATCCATTACTTAGTGCAATTCTAGGTGAGTTCGGCTAATTCACATTCAACGTCATTTACATTTTTGAACGCAACTTTGGTAAACGAATTTGTTCGTTTAGTTGCTGCTTATTCTTAAAGTCATCAAAGATGGTGACTTTTCCATTTTGAGCTAATCGTTCTGCCACAAGTTGTCGATAAACAGCTTCGTAGCCATCTACCATTTTTTGTACACTAAAATTTTTCTCAACGTGCTCTCGACAAGCATAACGATCTAGCT encodes:
- a CDS encoding TIGR04376 family protein, which encodes MGLFDDLSRFLENRLEEFLRSNPHLELEALLEQLREQEEDTLKLIADLQLQEKRSQEEILSTAQEIQKWHIRVQKAKANNRQDLAAAAGEREAALLRQGNQLWGHMQGLKERISQAQDLLKKIQQRRQEVQAKATEAQTARAKAQAQQRLETSGWWNQPQTDYSGYDPLEEKFRRWETEAELEQMKRNMGK